Proteins from a single region of Tumebacillus amylolyticus:
- a CDS encoding YdeI/OmpD-associated family protein: MANAQLNPKVDEFLAKAKTWKAEYEKLRSIVLDCGLAEDFKWMHPCYTVDKKNVVLIHGFKEYCALLFHKGALLQDPNGILIQQTENVQAARQIRFTDVQEIVEMETILKAYILEAIEVEKSGLEVEYKKNTEYSIPEELQNKFDALPALKTAFEALTPGRQRAYLLHFSEPKQSKTRESRVEKYMQKIFDGKGLHD; this comes from the coding sequence ATGGCAAATGCTCAATTGAATCCTAAGGTTGATGAATTTTTAGCGAAAGCCAAGACGTGGAAGGCAGAATATGAGAAGTTGAGAAGTATCGTTCTGGACTGTGGGCTGGCGGAAGACTTTAAGTGGATGCACCCTTGTTACACAGTTGACAAGAAAAACGTAGTTTTGATACATGGATTCAAAGAATATTGCGCGCTTCTGTTTCACAAAGGGGCCCTGTTACAAGACCCCAATGGAATCCTAATCCAACAAACGGAGAACGTACAGGCGGCGCGCCAGATTCGGTTCACCGATGTTCAAGAGATCGTGGAAATGGAAACCATCTTGAAAGCGTATATTTTGGAAGCCATCGAAGTTGAAAAATCAGGTTTGGAAGTGGAATATAAAAAGAATACAGAATACAGTATTCCTGAAGAGCTTCAAAATAAGTTCGATGCCCTCCCTGCCTTGAAAACGGCATTCGAAGCATTGACACCGGGACGACAAAGAGCGTACCTGCTCCATTTTTCCGAACCCAAACAATCCAAAACCCGAGAGTCAAGGGTTGAAAAGTATATGCAGAAAATTTTCGATGGAAAAGGGTTACATGATTAG
- a CDS encoding FDLD family class I lanthipeptide gives MILMENMFDLDIQVETDKTVSMVDVSFTHTVYDCPTKFDC, from the coding sequence ATGATTCTAATGGAAAACATGTTCGATCTCGACATTCAAGTGGAAACCGATAAGACTGTTTCTATGGTTGATGTGAGCTTTACTCATACTGTTTATGACTGCCCTACAAAGTTCGACTGCTAA